A single genomic interval of Picosynechococcus sp. PCC 7003 harbors:
- a CDS encoding FAD-dependent oxidoreductase, which produces MSDDNTSLPPISRRSALKLLGVGAAGSMVGYTRFAKPHPTIHQQESLDLPRYHSQGKKVVVIGGGLAGLAAAYELSQRGFQVTLLEKAPQLGGKVASWKINVGDDEFMMEHGFHGFFPQYYNLKSLVSELSINDNFQSLDFYSLVFKDPDRYRPEVFRPSNTAFPWNIVDLAISSPNRLRWGINLTKIKHLEVFHAITGFKIPRTYDTYDTITVADWVRGEFPQGLYDLYFLPFAKSSLNAPDTLSTGELLQFFHFYFFGNPEGLAFNGTVDDMGTSLVQPIAAAIRANGGQILTDVSVSEIQCQDNKIQAIAYQQGDEQTDVPFWTKKNELIAADSLEYYGAGDAMYAVNPETEEGLSLTCTHQGCTVGRQPDGSFLCPCHGARYDANGKRLSGPAQRDLPQFKVQDREADQVQLVAENPSNDLQRGTLAADYVVLATDVPGTRHLFTRLVGDRDPEAQRKVDQLVVSDPFAVGRFWLDRDFPWEHSKFASLSGYALTDSITLYHQIQTQFKDWAARTGGSVVELHAYCYKEKEFPTQEALLATFEQELYEIVPELKGATVIHRQLVNQKNFSGYPPNSYGDRPTTESEISNLMYAGDWVKMPFPCGLMERAISSGLLAANSILQREGVQRRPILSVNPEGVFKI; this is translated from the coding sequence ATGAGTGACGACAATACCTCCCTTCCCCCCATTTCCCGCCGTAGCGCCCTCAAACTCCTTGGGGTGGGAGCCGCCGGATCGATGGTCGGGTACACCCGCTTCGCCAAACCCCACCCGACGATCCACCAACAGGAATCATTGGATTTACCCCGCTATCATAGCCAAGGAAAAAAAGTCGTTGTCATTGGGGGCGGTTTAGCAGGACTAGCGGCTGCCTACGAATTAAGCCAACGGGGTTTTCAGGTCACGCTTTTAGAAAAAGCCCCCCAACTCGGTGGCAAAGTCGCCAGTTGGAAAATTAACGTCGGTGACGATGAGTTCATGATGGAACACGGTTTCCACGGCTTTTTTCCCCAGTATTACAACCTCAAAAGCTTGGTCAGTGAACTGAGCATCAACGACAACTTTCAATCCCTAGATTTTTATTCCCTCGTTTTCAAAGACCCAGACCGCTATCGCCCAGAGGTCTTTCGTCCCAGTAATACCGCTTTTCCTTGGAATATCGTTGATCTGGCCATTTCTTCTCCGAACCGACTCCGTTGGGGCATTAACCTCACAAAAATTAAGCATTTAGAGGTTTTTCACGCGATTACGGGCTTTAAAATCCCCCGCACCTACGACACCTACGACACCATTACCGTGGCGGATTGGGTCCGGGGTGAGTTTCCCCAGGGCCTTTATGATCTCTACTTTTTGCCCTTTGCCAAATCTAGCTTAAATGCCCCCGATACCCTGAGCACCGGAGAACTGCTGCAATTTTTTCACTTTTACTTTTTCGGGAACCCAGAAGGCTTAGCATTTAACGGCACCGTAGATGACATGGGCACAAGTCTCGTCCAACCCATTGCCGCTGCGATCCGCGCTAACGGAGGTCAAATTCTGACCGATGTGTCCGTCAGTGAAATTCAATGTCAGGACAATAAAATTCAGGCGATCGCCTACCAACAGGGGGACGAACAAACGGATGTGCCTTTCTGGACAAAGAAAAATGAGTTGATTGCCGCTGACAGTCTGGAATATTACGGCGCTGGGGATGCGATGTATGCGGTCAATCCAGAAACGGAGGAGGGGCTGTCTTTAACCTGTACCCACCAGGGTTGTACCGTTGGTCGGCAACCGGATGGGTCTTTCCTCTGTCCCTGCCATGGGGCGCGTTACGATGCCAATGGGAAACGTCTGAGTGGCCCGGCCCAACGGGATTTACCGCAATTCAAAGTCCAAGACCGCGAGGCTGATCAAGTACAGTTGGTGGCCGAAAATCCTAGTAATGATCTCCAACGGGGAACCCTTGCCGCAGATTATGTGGTGCTGGCGACAGATGTACCCGGAACTCGTCATCTGTTTACCCGCTTAGTGGGCGACCGGGATCCAGAGGCGCAGCGTAAGGTTGATCAGCTTGTGGTGTCTGATCCCTTTGCGGTGGGTCGGTTCTGGCTGGATCGGGACTTCCCCTGGGAGCATAGTAAATTTGCTTCGTTGTCGGGTTATGCCTTGACCGATAGCATTACCCTGTATCACCAAATCCAGACCCAGTTTAAGGATTGGGCGGCCCGCACCGGGGGCAGTGTGGTGGAACTCCATGCTTACTGCTACAAGGAAAAAGAATTTCCTACCCAAGAGGCGCTATTGGCTACCTTTGAGCAGGAACTGTACGAAATTGTGCCGGAACTCAAGGGGGCGACGGTGATCCACCGGCAACTGGTGAACCAAAAGAATTTCTCTGGCTATCCGCCCAATAGCTATGGCGATCGCCCCACCACAGAAAGCGAAATTAGCAACCTAATGTATGCCGGGGATTGGGTAAAAATGCCGTTCCCCTGTGGGTTGATGGAGCGGGCCATCAGTAGCGGTTTGCTCGCCGCCAATAGTATTCTCCAGCGGGAAGGGGTGCAGCGGCGGCCCATTCTCTCGGTAAATCCGGAGGGGGTTTTTAAAATTTAA
- the rimM gene encoding ribosome maturation factor RimM (Essential for efficient processing of 16S rRNA) has product MAEQDWIIIGQVVAAQGLKGEVRINPSTDFPERFEVPGQRWLQLPNQDPQSVELERGRQIPGKNLFVVKFEHIQDRTQAENIRGAKVLVRAGDRPELEADEYHVSDLIGLEVFDCNTQEKLGVVSDLYTAAQDVLEVTDANQKKHLVPFVKAIVPVVDLVESRLEVDAPPGLFEI; this is encoded by the coding sequence ATGGCAGAACAGGATTGGATCATCATTGGCCAGGTGGTGGCCGCCCAGGGTCTTAAGGGGGAAGTGCGAATTAATCCCAGCACCGATTTTCCCGAACGCTTCGAAGTGCCTGGTCAACGGTGGTTACAACTGCCCAATCAAGATCCCCAGTCGGTAGAACTCGAACGGGGCCGGCAAATCCCTGGCAAAAATTTATTTGTGGTGAAATTTGAACATATCCAAGACCGCACCCAAGCAGAAAATATTCGGGGTGCTAAAGTTCTGGTGCGGGCTGGCGATCGCCCCGAACTCGAAGCCGACGAATACCATGTTAGCGACCTGATTGGCCTTGAGGTCTTTGATTGCAACACCCAAGAAAAACTAGGGGTTGTCAGCGATCTTTATACAGCCGCCCAAGATGTCCTCGAAGTCACCGATGCTAACCAGAAAAAGCACCTCGTCCCCTTCGTGAAAGCCATTGTCCCCGTCGTTGATCTGGTAGAAAGTCGCCTGGAAGTAGACGCACCTCCCGGACTTTTTGAGATTTAA
- the mnmH gene encoding tRNA 2-selenouridine(34) synthase MnmH gives MAPPIHSTTNPWDQDFQPYTTIIDVRSPAEFAEDHIPGAVNFPVLSNEERALVGTIYTQRSPFEARKIGAALVSKNIGRHLETHFLEKPKEFHPLIYCWRGGQRSHSFATVLSQIGWQTTLLSGGYKTYRQYVRQALAQFGATLSLRVLCGYTGSAKTKLLQALQAEQFQVLDLEALAAHRGSLLGQMWQTTPQQQPAQKWFESQLVAQLKTFDPGRPIWVESESKTIGKIHVPKPLWENMGRSPVVEVVLPMAERVKLLIAEYPHLIEHPATLKQLLSHLVPKYGKRKIQAWYALIDAQQWPEFVEAILEEHYDPTYRRSLPRHFRQPQQTIHLDGLDPADIQRFIQTLNPEQ, from the coding sequence ATGGCTCCTCCGATTCACAGCACGACAAATCCTTGGGATCAGGATTTTCAACCCTACACAACCATTATTGATGTGCGATCGCCAGCGGAATTTGCCGAGGATCATATTCCCGGTGCCGTCAACTTTCCGGTACTCAGCAATGAAGAGCGGGCCTTGGTGGGCACCATCTATACCCAGCGATCGCCCTTTGAAGCCCGTAAAATTGGGGCCGCCCTCGTGTCTAAAAATATTGGCCGTCACTTAGAAACGCATTTTTTAGAAAAGCCCAAGGAGTTTCATCCCCTCATCTACTGTTGGCGCGGCGGCCAGCGTTCCCACAGTTTCGCGACGGTACTCAGCCAAATCGGTTGGCAGACCACCCTACTGAGCGGGGGTTACAAAACCTATCGTCAGTACGTGCGCCAAGCCCTTGCCCAGTTCGGGGCAACCCTGTCTTTACGGGTGCTCTGTGGCTATACGGGTAGCGCCAAAACTAAATTACTCCAGGCGTTACAGGCAGAACAGTTTCAAGTTTTAGATTTAGAAGCCCTCGCCGCCCACCGGGGATCTCTGCTGGGACAAATGTGGCAAACAACGCCCCAGCAACAGCCTGCGCAAAAGTGGTTTGAGTCGCAACTGGTGGCCCAGCTCAAAACCTTTGATCCAGGGCGACCGATTTGGGTCGAGTCAGAAAGTAAAACCATTGGCAAAATCCATGTGCCGAAACCCCTCTGGGAAAACATGGGGCGATCGCCGGTGGTGGAAGTGGTCTTACCGATGGCCGAACGGGTCAAGCTGCTTATCGCGGAATATCCTCACCTCATCGAACATCCCGCGACCCTAAAACAATTGCTCAGTCACCTTGTTCCCAAATATGGCAAGCGCAAAATCCAAGCTTGGTATGCCTTAATTGATGCCCAACAATGGCCAGAATTTGTTGAAGCGATTCTCGAAGAACATTATGACCCCACCTATCGGCGATCGCTGCCCCGCCACTTTCGCCAACCCCAACAAACAATTCACCTCGATGGGTTAGACCCTGCCGATATTCAACGCTTTATCCAGACCCTCAACCCGGAACAGTAA
- a CDS encoding thioredoxin family protein — protein MNDTNSGQNKLKGLVIGLVAIALAVSLALGIKFQPPAATLEAQAAEAVPLTVALDNGRPTLMEFYADWCTSCQAMAPDLRQIKQTYGDRLNFVMLNVDNGKWLPEVLKYRVDGIPHFVFLDEAGQAIAETIGEQPRSILEADLDALLAHNDLPYTYDQGQVSKLDRPNQQPRQSDPRSHGAQVKS, from the coding sequence ATGAATGACACAAATTCTGGACAAAATAAACTCAAAGGTCTCGTAATTGGTTTGGTGGCGATCGCCTTGGCGGTATCCCTCGCCCTGGGGATCAAATTCCAGCCCCCCGCCGCCACCCTCGAAGCCCAAGCGGCCGAAGCCGTGCCCCTCACCGTTGCTCTCGACAATGGTCGCCCGACTTTGATGGAATTTTATGCAGATTGGTGTACCAGTTGTCAGGCCATGGCCCCGGATCTCCGCCAAATCAAACAAACCTATGGCGATCGCCTCAATTTTGTGATGCTCAATGTCGATAACGGCAAATGGCTCCCGGAAGTGCTGAAATACCGTGTTGATGGGATTCCCCACTTTGTTTTCTTAGATGAAGCCGGCCAGGCGATCGCCGAAACCATCGGTGAACAACCCCGCAGCATCCTGGAAGCCGACCTCGATGCGCTCCTCGCCCATAACGACTTACCCTACACCTACGACCAAGGCCAGGTTTCTAAACTAGATCGGCCCAATCAACAACCCCGCCAGAGCGATCCCCGGAGCCATGGCGCCCAGGTCAAGTCCTAG
- a CDS encoding DUF3593 domain-containing protein encodes MFSKETLFALSLFPYLGFLWFLTKSGKMPKLALIGFYVLLVFVAISIPAGIYAQVQYGEELANVDWLHGGAESFLTLSNVLVVLGFVGAIAKLKQTKSE; translated from the coding sequence ATGTTCTCCAAAGAAACCCTGTTTGCTCTGTCTCTTTTTCCCTACCTCGGTTTTCTCTGGTTCCTGACCAAATCCGGGAAAATGCCCAAACTGGCCCTGATTGGCTTCTATGTCCTCCTCGTTTTTGTGGCGATCTCCATTCCCGCCGGAATTTATGCCCAGGTGCAATATGGCGAAGAGCTAGCCAATGTGGACTGGCTCCATGGCGGTGCTGAATCTTTTTTGACCCTATCCAATGTGCTGGTGGTCTTGGGTTTCGTCGGGGCGATCGCCAAACTCAAACAGACAAAATCCGAGTAG
- the prmA gene encoding 50S ribosomal protein L11 methyltransferase: MTTTWWELQILCDPSLEETIFWRLDDFGCRGMAGEQKGQSYLIRAYSPQVEFDHLDLAALALLLKQDASIARLPKPVVKWHLIDEEDWSSSWKSHWQPQEIGDRLLIYPAWLEVPTQSERLLLRLDPGSAFGTGAHQTTQLCLEALEMRLGQRPETQVIADIGCGSGILSIGSLLLGAKQTFGVDTDILAVTASHSNRALNNIDPERMVVAQGSIETLPQMYPEPFDGIVCNILAEIIIELIPKMSAIAKPSTWGILSGILIEQIQPIADTLEQNGWAIAALWKKDEWCCFNIRRN; this comes from the coding sequence ATGACAACAACTTGGTGGGAATTACAGATCCTCTGCGACCCTAGTTTAGAAGAAACGATTTTCTGGCGCTTAGATGATTTTGGCTGTCGGGGAATGGCGGGGGAGCAGAAGGGACAGTCCTACCTGATCCGTGCCTATAGCCCCCAGGTGGAGTTTGATCATTTGGATCTCGCGGCCTTAGCGCTGCTGTTGAAACAGGATGCTTCAATTGCCCGTTTGCCTAAACCCGTGGTCAAGTGGCACCTCATTGATGAGGAAGATTGGTCGAGTAGTTGGAAAAGTCACTGGCAACCCCAGGAAATTGGCGATCGCCTGTTGATTTACCCGGCTTGGTTAGAAGTGCCCACCCAGTCGGAACGCCTCCTCTTGCGCCTCGATCCGGGTTCTGCCTTTGGCACCGGCGCTCACCAGACCACCCAACTGTGCCTCGAAGCCCTAGAAATGCGTTTAGGGCAGCGACCAGAAACCCAGGTGATCGCTGATATTGGCTGTGGTTCGGGGATTCTCTCGATTGGATCTCTCCTTTTGGGGGCCAAGCAAACCTTTGGGGTGGATACCGATATTTTGGCGGTGACTGCCTCCCATAGCAATCGGGCGCTGAATAATATCGACCCAGAGCGCATGGTCGTCGCCCAGGGCAGCATCGAAACATTGCCCCAAATGTACCCAGAACCCTTTGATGGCATTGTTTGTAATATTCTTGCGGAAATTATTATTGAGCTGATCCCCAAGATGTCGGCGATCGCCAAACCGAGCACCTGGGGCATCCTCAGTGGGATTCTGATCGAGCAAATTCAACCCATCGCCGATACCCTCGAGCAAAATGGCTGGGCGATCGCTGCCCTCTGGAAAAAAGACGAGTGGTGTTGCTTCAATATCCGCCGAAACTAA
- a CDS encoding phasin family protein: MAGFSDLVQKAFYLGVGAASLAAEKAGATIHDLREQAQVIADEMVQKGEMNAEEAKKFVNEMVKQAQQRVPQSPETTDSNSETKEPRRIEILDDDEPENTDAMDEAERLRREVESLQAELNNLKR, translated from the coding sequence ATGGCAGGCTTCAGTGATTTAGTACAAAAGGCTTTTTACCTTGGGGTCGGGGCCGCTTCCCTCGCCGCCGAAAAAGCAGGGGCAACGATCCATGATCTACGCGAACAGGCCCAGGTCATCGCCGATGAAATGGTGCAAAAAGGGGAGATGAACGCCGAGGAGGCCAAAAAGTTTGTCAATGAAATGGTCAAGCAGGCCCAACAGCGGGTGCCCCAAAGCCCAGAAACAACAGACTCGAACAGCGAGACCAAAGAGCCGCGGCGCATTGAAATCCTGGACGATGACGAACCCGAAAACACTGACGCCATGGACGAAGCGGAACGGCTCCGGCGGGAAGTGGAATCTCTCCAAGCAGAGCTGAATAATTTGAAACGATAA
- a CDS encoding ferredoxin family protein has protein sequence MPHSIVTDVCEGIADCVEACPVACIHDGPGKNAKGTDWYWIDFDVCIDCGICIQVCPVEGAIIPEENSTLQRTP, from the coding sequence TTGCCCCATTCCATTGTGACTGACGTTTGCGAAGGCATCGCGGACTGTGTCGAAGCTTGCCCTGTGGCTTGTATCCACGATGGCCCCGGCAAAAACGCCAAAGGTACCGATTGGTACTGGATTGACTTTGATGTGTGCATTGATTGCGGCATCTGTATTCAGGTTTGTCCCGTCGAAGGGGCGATTATCCCGGAAGAAAATTCCACGTTACAGCGTACTCCCTAA
- a CDS encoding DUF2301 domain-containing membrane protein: protein MSDASLSPQTPEVYTGYYGEFTITDADRQEVFLYRLGLAIAAGTFSLGTAFALTFGDQGWAPGLISGLFVGFCGGLGLSLAKIHIYLIPLHRLLQGFWLVGCGAAIAFGLIFPEPLFVTVLDQPQTLWGIGFLFAALTGIFFKEGFCFRRLETMLLTPLVPLLLLGHLTQLLPLEVAQIGFSLWSVLFVIFAARKFTQKPADDIGDKSVFDHLKQT from the coding sequence ATGTCTGATGCTTCTTTATCACCCCAAACCCCAGAAGTTTACACGGGTTACTACGGCGAATTTACGATCACTGATGCTGATCGCCAGGAGGTTTTTCTCTATCGTTTGGGGTTGGCGATCGCCGCTGGGACATTCAGCCTCGGCACTGCTTTCGCCCTTACTTTTGGGGATCAGGGTTGGGCGCCGGGGCTGATTTCTGGACTATTTGTCGGGTTTTGTGGTGGTCTGGGTCTCAGTTTGGCAAAGATTCATATTTATCTAATTCCCCTACACCGACTACTCCAGGGCTTTTGGCTCGTGGGCTGTGGGGCGGCGATCGCCTTTGGTCTCATTTTTCCAGAACCGCTATTCGTCACCGTTTTAGATCAACCTCAAACTCTCTGGGGCATTGGTTTTCTTTTTGCGGCCTTAACGGGAATTTTCTTTAAAGAAGGCTTTTGTTTTCGACGTTTGGAAACAATGCTGTTGACGCCCCTGGTGCCCCTGCTGCTTTTGGGCCACTTGACTCAGCTTTTACCCTTAGAAGTTGCCCAAATTGGGTTCAGTCTGTGGAGCGTTTTGTTTGTGATTTTTGCGGCCCGTAAATTTACACAAAAGCCCGCCGATGATATTGGTGATAAAAGTGTATTTGACCATCTCAAACAAACCTAA
- a CDS encoding L-threonylcarbamoyladenylate synthase, whose translation MPLVTAAALVDQANNGQVVSFPTDTVPALAAKPDAAPLIYQLKRRSPDKPLILMTASLPEIWDYVVGSETEKEQWQAIAQQYWPGALTLVLPASAKVSAAMNPTNSGTIGVRVPDLDLAQGILRETGPLATTSANRSGSDPLEWMTAIATEFPEIPVLDCTTQEQMGKIGSGQPSTVAQWTGSGWRILRQGTVSLNV comes from the coding sequence ATGCCCCTCGTTACTGCTGCTGCCCTGGTTGACCAGGCAAACAATGGCCAAGTGGTGAGCTTCCCCACGGATACGGTGCCTGCCCTCGCGGCGAAACCCGACGCTGCCCCACTGATCTATCAATTGAAACGGCGATCGCCCGATAAACCGCTGATCCTGATGACGGCTTCCCTGCCGGAGATTTGGGACTATGTGGTGGGTAGTGAGACAGAAAAAGAACAATGGCAGGCGATCGCCCAGCAATATTGGCCAGGAGCATTAACCCTCGTTCTACCCGCTTCTGCAAAGGTTTCCGCCGCAATGAACCCCACCAATTCCGGCACCATTGGCGTGCGTGTCCCCGATTTAGACTTGGCCCAAGGGATTTTGCGAGAAACAGGCCCCCTCGCCACCACTAGCGCCAACCGTTCCGGTAGCGACCCCCTCGAATGGATGACGGCGATCGCCACAGAATTTCCAGAGATCCCGGTGCTCGATTGCACAACCCAGGAACAAATGGGCAAGATAGGCAGTGGGCAGCCCTCGACGGTGGCCCAGTGGACAGGCTCCGGCTGGCGCATTCTCCGTCAGGGGACTGTCAGCCTGAATGTTTAG
- the serA gene encoding phosphoglycerate dehydrogenase, with amino-acid sequence MAKVLVSDSIDQAGIDILSQVAQVDIKVGLPLEELISIIPEYDALMIRSGTKVTKEVIEAGKNLKIIGRAGVGVDNVDIPAATRQGIIVVNSPEGNTIAAAEHALAMMLSLSRHIPDANQSVKAKEWNRKKFIGAEVYKKTLGVVGLGKIGAHVASVGKALGMKLLAYDPFISEERAGQLGCRLVDLDYLFREADYITLHVPKTPETTHLIGEESIAKMKPTTRIVNCARGGVVDEAAVAKAIQEGRLGGAALDVFEEEPLGDSELRALDNVVLTPHLGASTAEAQVNVAVDVAEQIRDVILGLPARSAVNIPGLNANVMEKLRPYLQLAETLGNMVGQLAGGRIEKLNVTLQGDLAEKEAKPLVVAALKGLLSPALRERVNYVNAEIEAKERGIRIIETRDESVRDYTGAIHLEATGADGEHSVNGALLSDGDIRITSINGFPINVPPTGYMLFTLHRDVPGIIGKIGSLLGSFNVNIASMQVGRKIVRGDAVMVLSLDDPLPEGVLSEITKVTGIRDAYTVKL; translated from the coding sequence ATGGCTAAAGTTCTTGTTTCCGACTCTATCGACCAAGCCGGAATCGATATCCTCTCCCAGGTCGCCCAAGTAGACATTAAAGTCGGATTACCCCTCGAAGAACTCATCAGCATTATTCCCGAATACGATGCCCTGATGATTCGCTCCGGTACCAAAGTCACCAAAGAAGTGATCGAAGCCGGCAAAAACCTCAAAATCATCGGTCGTGCTGGGGTCGGTGTTGATAATGTCGATATTCCCGCCGCCACCCGCCAAGGGATCATCGTCGTCAACTCCCCCGAAGGAAACACCATTGCCGCCGCCGAACATGCCCTAGCGATGATGTTGTCCCTCTCCCGCCATATTCCCGATGCCAACCAGTCCGTCAAAGCCAAGGAATGGAACCGGAAAAAATTCATCGGCGCAGAAGTTTACAAAAAAACCCTCGGCGTTGTCGGTCTCGGCAAAATTGGCGCCCATGTGGCCAGCGTCGGTAAAGCCTTAGGGATGAAGCTCCTCGCCTACGATCCCTTTATTTCTGAGGAACGGGCCGGACAATTAGGTTGTCGCCTCGTTGATCTCGATTACCTGTTCCGGGAAGCCGACTACATTACCCTCCACGTCCCCAAAACCCCCGAAACTACCCACCTAATTGGGGAAGAATCCATCGCTAAGATGAAGCCTACCACCCGCATTGTTAACTGTGCTCGCGGTGGTGTGGTTGATGAAGCCGCCGTTGCCAAAGCGATCCAGGAAGGTCGCCTTGGTGGGGCCGCGTTGGATGTGTTTGAAGAAGAACCCCTGGGTGACTCTGAACTCCGGGCCTTGGATAACGTTGTCCTGACTCCCCACTTGGGCGCGTCTACCGCTGAAGCCCAGGTGAATGTTGCCGTTGATGTGGCCGAGCAAATTCGGGATGTCATTCTGGGTTTACCCGCCCGTTCGGCAGTCAATATTCCTGGCCTCAACGCCAACGTTATGGAAAAACTCCGTCCCTATCTCCAGTTGGCAGAAACCCTGGGTAATATGGTCGGTCAGTTAGCCGGAGGCCGCATCGAAAAATTAAATGTGACGCTCCAAGGGGATTTGGCCGAAAAAGAAGCCAAGCCTTTGGTTGTGGCTGCGCTCAAGGGCTTACTTTCTCCGGCATTGCGGGAACGGGTCAACTATGTGAACGCAGAAATCGAAGCCAAGGAACGGGGGATCCGGATCATTGAAACCCGTGATGAGTCAGTGCGTGATTACACCGGGGCCATTCACCTAGAAGCCACCGGCGCTGATGGAGAACATTCCGTCAATGGGGCGCTGTTGAGTGATGGGGATATTCGCATTACCAGCATTAATGGTTTTCCAATTAATGTGCCGCCGACGGGTTATATGCTCTTTACCCTCCACCGGGATGTGCCGGGGATTATCGGCAAGATCGGCTCTCTGCTGGGCAGCTTTAATGTGAACATTGCCAGTATGCAGGTGGGCCGCAAGATTGTCCGGGGTGATGCTGTGATGGTTTTGAGTCTGGATGATCCGCTGCCAGAAGGCGTTCTGAGTGAGATTACGAAGGTAACCGGAATCCGGGATGCCTACACGGTTAAGCTGTAA
- a CDS encoding helicase C-terminal domain-containing protein, whose protein sequence is MMEAQVHQILVAIAREQDISPWPHHLTLARLVARGLRLGRSALIQTRTGIEDYALSYLTPALLTPEPVVIVVPQLLLTWLQTEEIPRLQRLLATKRPIVTAESGGQPHPSAVTLLTSTQWLNRMTGDRPPAPVTTILNPVDELWQWAQDFYRCQLQLADWEALKQQNPAQQDFIQSQYDQLKAQLLRRSPNPYHCYPLDPDNQRRLAACFQLPRLPAAWRTFTDTWQHRHQSPLCWAQLHQRDGRFSLQVAPQALNHSLAPLWQRQPTLLIGSFLEPQREAPNFCAQIGLNPDQLTCVDFAPPRQQHQVRVYLPEQRLPLPNTPEFQEELLHQLRHLIRRHPHHNRPIVLLINDVPLQAQMGAALAAEFGSRVKVETTNPQADSILICGWAFWRRLTDPLFYGQSVGFPLPQLMAIATLPLPSLENPLVAARVAQYKQKRQDWFRLYLLPTALQEMQRATYPLHQEQSVIAILDNRINHRAYGQQILDALQPCSVCNYLEPNWLGS, encoded by the coding sequence ATGATGGAAGCGCAAGTACACCAAATCCTGGTGGCGATCGCCCGTGAGCAAGATATTAGCCCCTGGCCCCATCATTTAACCCTGGCGCGGTTGGTGGCGCGGGGATTACGCCTAGGCCGTTCTGCCCTGATTCAAACCAGAACCGGCATCGAAGACTATGCCTTGAGCTATCTAACCCCTGCTCTCTTGACCCCAGAGCCTGTCGTCATTGTCGTCCCCCAGCTATTGTTGACTTGGCTCCAGACGGAGGAAATTCCGCGACTGCAACGCTTACTGGCAACCAAGCGCCCCATTGTCACCGCTGAATCTGGAGGTCAGCCCCATCCCAGCGCTGTCACGCTCCTGACCTCTACCCAGTGGTTAAATAGAATGACTGGCGATCGCCCCCCGGCCCCGGTGACAACAATTCTTAATCCTGTCGATGAACTGTGGCAGTGGGCCCAAGATTTTTACCGTTGCCAACTGCAACTCGCAGATTGGGAAGCCCTCAAGCAACAAAACCCTGCCCAGCAGGACTTCATTCAGAGCCAGTACGACCAACTGAAAGCGCAATTGCTGCGGCGATCGCCCAATCCCTACCATTGCTATCCCCTCGACCCAGACAATCAACGTCGCCTGGCTGCCTGTTTTCAACTTCCCCGCTTACCCGCAGCTTGGCGCACCTTTACGGATACCTGGCAGCATCGCCACCAGTCCCCCCTCTGTTGGGCGCAGCTCCACCAACGGGATGGCCGATTTTCTCTCCAAGTGGCCCCCCAAGCCCTTAACCACAGCCTGGCGCCCCTCTGGCAAAGGCAGCCGACTTTACTGATTGGGAGTTTTCTCGAACCCCAACGAGAGGCCCCAAACTTTTGTGCGCAAATTGGCCTCAACCCCGACCAGCTCACCTGTGTAGATTTTGCGCCTCCCCGCCAACAGCATCAAGTGCGCGTTTATCTGCCGGAGCAACGTCTTCCTTTACCCAATACCCCAGAATTTCAAGAGGAATTGTTACACCAACTGCGTCATTTGATCCGCCGCCACCCCCACCACAATCGCCCCATTGTTTTGTTAATTAATGATGTGCCCCTCCAGGCGCAGATGGGGGCCGCCCTGGCCGCTGAGTTTGGGTCGCGGGTCAAGGTCGAAACAACTAATCCCCAGGCCGACAGTATTTTGATCTGCGGTTGGGCCTTTTGGCGACGGCTCACGGATCCCTTATTTTATGGTCAATCTGTGGGCTTCCCGTTACCTCAACTGATGGCGATCGCCACCCTCCCCCTCCCATCCTTAGAAAATCCCCTGGTGGCAGCCCGCGTCGCCCAATACAAACAAAAACGCCAAGATTGGTTTCGCCTGTACCTATTACCCACAGCCCTCCAAGAAATGCAACGGGCCACTTATCCCCTCCACCAAGAGCAAAGCGTGATCGCCATTCTCGACAATCGCATCAACCACCGCGCCTATGGTCAACAGATCCTAGATGCCCTCCAGCCCTGTTCTGTGTGTAATTATCTCGAACCCAACTGGCTGGGAAGTTGA